TCGGCAAGTCCTACCCTCCCTCTGCCGGCGAGTTCTCCGACGAGGCGAAAACCGACATGACCAACGTCCTCTCGTTCCTAGCCCAGCATGGCTCGCCGCTCCTCGTTAACGTCTACCCCTACTTCGCAGTGGCGGCGGACCCGCAGCAGGTGATACGAcagttttaattaaaataatattcgTGCATATTATTTTATCATACTTGATATTTGCCCTCGCAtatctaataattttttaactGATTCGCatgtttttgtttaaaatttaacATTTAATAAAATTGTCATTGGTGCAGCTGGACTACGCATTATTCACGGCGACAGGGACGGTGGTTCAGGACGGGAACTTGGGGTACTCGAACCTATTCGACGCGATAGTCGATTCGATGTTTTGGGCGACAGAGAAGGCAGGGTTGCCGGTGGATGTGGTGGTTTCGGAGAGCGGATGGCCGTCGGCGGGGAATGGGAACTTGACGACGGTAGAATTGGCGACGACTTATAACAAGAATTTCATGCAGCACATACTGGCCAAGAAAGGGACGCCTAAGAATCCCGGGGCTAACATAGATGGATATATTTTCGCCATGTTCAATGAGAACCAGAAGCCTGCTGGAGTGGAACAGAATTTTGGACTGTTCAATCCTGACATGAGCGTTCTGGAGCCCATATTTGGGAACTAATTACTGTATttgtttgtttaaaaaaaaacattttattaATGATTAGACTAATGGatagatgatttaatttgaaaagaaattcatattttaaatttttttttttttttagtttgacTCTAATTGTAATGTGAACtaataaaattttaacttaaTTTTTGCAAGAATGTACGCagatgaagaaaaataaaaataaaagagcaATAATGATTTTGATTTTACCATGCCATAATgtggataattttttattagtatCTCGTAGTTTTGTTTATTCCAGTACCCGATTGAGAATTATCATTTTATAATTCTTaactaaatattaatattaaaatttgaattgtatGACATATTAGGGGAAATGTtgtcatgacatacaattttaatATATCCCATGCATTCAACCGGTATCTACTagctaatattaataaatataaaaataaatttgattccaAGCAAtaagacctctctctctctctctctctctcgcctcgTTCTTTTATGCAAATAAACTCTACTATtagagttaaaaaataaaattatcaaaaactTATAAATATCTAATATTCTACTATTTATAATATGTATAGGATGTTTTTGCTAAAATACTCAAGTGAATATCCATTGCATAAGGGCCTACTAGTTTTTTATATGTTTATAATTTAATACCATCTAATATTTTGgagttaaaaattaaaattatgaaattttaatttataaaaatccAAGAGTTCCACTATTGATAATATCTTCTTATATGTTGGTGAAAAATGCTTAATTGAATATCCATTGCATGAGGGCCTActagttttttatatattttattatttaatttgtcTATTGTTTATAATTTAATACCATCTAATATTTTGgagttaaaaattaaaattatgaaattttaatttataacaATCCAAGAGTTTCACTATTGATAATATCTTCTTATATGTTGGTGAAAAATGCTTAAGTGAATATCCATTGCTAAATCCCATCAGCTTTTTTCTTCCTAATGAAGGTATCTGAACAgcaatatttatatatgtatgtatgtttaggTTGGAATTAAGCATAATAAAAAGGAATGAAGCAATGACCGGGAAACCTTTGGTATGGGCAATGAATTGTTGTACCATTGATGAGAAAACTATTTAAGTTTTTGGAGGATCCTCTAAGATGGGCAGCAAACCATTATATCATTGATGAGAAAATCATTCTATATTTTTGAGAGGATAAACCGCTAGCCAGCATTGGCATTGAACTGGTGTACCATCGGTAAGAAAACCACTTTATGTTTGCAAAGGGATAAACCTTTGGCATGGGTGACGAACCGTTGTATATAATCAGTAAGAAAATCACTCCAAGTTTTGGGTGATAAACTTTTGACTTGGGCAACGAATTGTTATGTCTTTGGTGAGAAAATCACTTTAGGTTTTTAAGGAAATAAGCCTCTAGTATGGGCAACGAATTAGTGTACCATCAGTAAGAAAATCATTCTACGTTTTCACATTGGCAATGAACTATTGTGTCATTACTGAAAAAACCACTCTATGTTTTCAAGGGGTAAATCTTTGGCATAGGCAATGAACCACTATGCCATTGGCAAGAAAACCACTCTATGTTTTCGATGGGTGAACCTCTAAcatatacactacaaaaaataaggttattagtgaaggttagtgacgaatttgtaagtattagtgacggtttgctaTATCTGtcattactactaactattagtgacgaattttgaaaccgtcactaataacgtAGTATTATTGacggattataaccatcactaaaagcccaatactgtcactataaattctatattggttcggcataaatttgtcactaatagtagggtattagtgacgaatttcaaaaccatcactaatagtatagtattagtgaatgatcaatactgtcactaatactctactattagtgatgaatcctgaaaccgtcactaatagtggagtattagtgaaggatcaaaaccgtcactaatacttattagcctttagtgaaggatcataattcgttactaatagtgtagtattagtaacgattttaaattcgtcattaatagtagagtatttgtaacgacctgcttaatttactacataatcaaccatattaattattattagttcaAAACATagcaaagtcaacccgaacccatgggtaatagGGACACAcatgtcatacacagcgaaaacctaagtagcagtaaacataaattccattcacccaaccatagaataccatataccagagttatctacattccacCATAATACTGTACATGTACAATCctaaaaacatcaaaagatatatCTAAGATCTTAAAACAAAAGCCTGCTGATCCTaattcaaaaactcaccctcctagcggggtagtataACTGCCTTAACGGTGAGTTTGGTATGCCTGTCTTTTTGAGTTccttgaaatggtttaagctgtggtgagacacctctcagtaagggaaataaactaaatacagttgtgtggcaacatgaatatttagtgctataataaaTACATAATACATATCACATGCTTGAAAAACTGATAATATGATGACAGAATAAACATATCATTTTGTaaatatactaaatcatattgttcataaaatcatctggtATAACTAGTAGttctaaaatttacccaggatgaatagttagctgatgttaTGTACTACCTCCCATGACAGGTTATacagtccgaaggcgggacccaacaatggttggccgaccactgccgagtcaaaaatatttgtattaaacATAAACTtgctattaattaataataattttcatgaaaaattactactttactcccttacctgactactaaaatgCTCCTATAGTATCTAAttttacacccgtagggttccccgttcaacaccctaaaaacaatattttcctaaacaaaacttcagtatttctgcgagtactacatttcctacaactatggaaaagacaaatattaaataaaaagtcttaccttgaatttgggatgaaatccaagttaaccccaccaacgatccactccagcagacttgaaaagaacttttccaggagtgtcgtggtggccttggattgCTGAACCGGTAAGAATTCGGCCCAGAATCTTAGAAAGAAGGGGGAGGGGATGAacaggagagaaagagagagggaaagtTTGCATGTGATTTCTGCagaaaaaatcaagtttaggctatttgtacacctgcactcgtcaacgaggccacaaaggaagttcatcaacgaacacttattcctcgtcaatgaaattcagagttgcaaATAGCCTCTCgctattttctcgtcgatgagacatgtgtccccatCTACGATTCCAATAAGCCATTTCGTCAACAAACGCGAAagcattcatcgatgaggaccCGTTGTGACCCCTtttttacaatttcctttttatccctctttattatataattaatataattctttcaggtctctacattctcccctccttataaaatttcatccttgaaatttactatccatatgattcactaTCCCTTAAAAAGCAAacagtttacttattttattacttaccctcacttatggcgaaggaataccgtggttacattcagagttttGGGAGactacatatataaaataaaattttcccaaaactaaaatactacttactaactaaactaatacatacGTTGACTaatctgcaaaagaaacattacataattacTTGTACTTTACCTGATTATAACTGAACCTcatggaacaattgcgggtatttctgtcttatctattcctcgagctcccaagaagtttcttttattgtgtgatttctccacaggactttcactagaggaatcttcttattacgcaaaTCTTGTTCTTTGCTATCTAGAAtatgtactagtacctcctcataaactaatgaatcactaagttctaattcatcataactaatTACGTGaaaagggtctgggacgtatttcctcaatatagagACATGGAATACGTCTTGTATCCTGAACAATACAGGTgataaagctaacctgtaggcaaccggccccactttctctagaatctcaaacgggccaataaacctaaggctaagtttacctttccttccaaatctcataacccattttaacggagctattttcaaaaacacatgatcaccaatatcaaattctaatttcctatgGTGGTTATCAGCATAATTTTTTTGTCGGCTCttagctgcactgattctatctctgataagccgaaccttatcatacgatTGCTGCACTAATTCTGATCCCATAACTCGTCGTTCatccatctcatcccaatataaaggagaacgacatctccgaCCGcaaagtgcctcaaacggtgtcatgtcaatactagcctgataactgttattatacgcaaactccaccagcagcataaactgagtccaattacccccaaaacccagcacacatgcttgaagtatatcttctaatatctaaatcatccTTTCAGTCTGcctgtctgactgaggatggaatgtcgtgctgaaagataactgagatcctagagcctcctgcaagctcctccaaaatcgtaatgtgaaacgcgggtctcgagctaacactatagacactggcactctATGAGAATAGACTATCTcctcaatataaatattctccagtctgttaagggagtagctgatcttgataggaaggaaatgagtggtcttagtcaaacgatccacgatcacccaaattgcattctagccatgcaatgccgacgacagccctgaaacaaaatccataaatatgTTGTCCCATTTCCATTCTAGGATAAAAAGTAGTTGCAACTGacctaccggcctctggtgctcatcttttacctgctggcatgtcaaacactgtgctacatatttggcaatctcattcttcataccactccaccaataagactctcgtagatccctatacat
This window of the Malania oleifera isolate guangnan ecotype guangnan chromosome 6, ASM2987363v1, whole genome shotgun sequence genome carries:
- the LOC131158660 gene encoding probable glucan endo-1,3-beta-glucosidase BG4, which gives rise to MKAMGFIWIALVLVAMRNMQATRSLDIGVCYGMLGDNLPAAADVIDLYKKNGIEKMRLFDPNAAALNALKDSGISVVLGVRNEDLQAIAASQDAANAWFNTHVAPYAGAVDIPVISAGNEVIPGQYAQYVRPAMDNLQHVVKTNLPTTHVSTVVATGLLGKSYPPSAGEFSDEAKTDMTNVLSFLAQHGSPLLVNVYPYFAVAADPQQLDYALFTATGTVVQDGNLGYSNLFDAIVDSMFWATEKAGLPVDVVVSESGWPSAGNGNLTTVELATTYNKNFMQHILAKKGTPKNPGANIDGYIFAMFNENQKPAGVEQNFGLFNPDMSVLEPIFGN